The nucleotide sequence GCAGGACTTGCCTGCCTGGTTAGCGGAGCGTGGGGTAGAGGTCGTCTGTTCCCTGCCTCACTATCGGCCACGCAATACGGATGCGCAACGGGGCAACGGTACCTTTGAGCAGTCAATTATCGCCCTGCAACGGCTGAATGCTGTGGGATACGGCAAAGGCGACCCAGACCGTCAACTGACCCTGGTCAGCAATCCGGTGGGCGCTTTTCTGTCTGCCAATCAAGGCAACCTGGAACAGGAATGGAAGGCAGGCTTGCAAAAGCATCATGGCATCACCTTCGATCGCCTGATCACAATCAACAATATGCCCATCTCGCGTTATCTGGAATGGTTGGAGCAGTCCGGTAATTTACAGGCATATATGGAACGGCTGGTGAATGCATTTAATCCCGGTACAATTGCTGGACTGATGTGCCGCAATACCCTGTCAATTTCCTGGGATGGTCGTCTGTTTGATTGTGACTTTAATCAAATGCTGGAACTCGAACTGCAACTACCCAACCGTCAGCCCCCTCACATTCGGGATTTTGACCTTGAGCACCTGACAAACCGACAGATTGTCACGGGGCGTCACTGCTTTGGTTGCACCGCAGGCGCTGGTAGCTCCTGTGGTGGGGCGATCGCCTGATGCATTGAAAGCCATAAGGATTATTAGGGTTTTCAACCCACAAAATAATTCTTGACAGACCACCAGGAGTCAACCCCAGGTCGGCAAACTCCCTGTCGCAGCCTGCCGGAGGCATTGACCTTGAAACCTTTGCCGGCTTAAAAACAACTGTCCTTTAGTGCGTCTACTCGAAAGGTTAGATATAATACCGGTAGATGCATAATGACTTCTGATTGTCTATGACTTCTGATTGCCTTCATTAAGGCATCCTCCTACTCAAATAGGTGGAAACAACTTAATAAAAACTTAATAAAAGTTGATGCAGGATTGGTTAGCTTAATTGCACCTATGTATTCTTGCTTTCTATGGGTGGAAGGTTTGATGTGCTAAAGCGATGCTCTTAGCCAGCAATATATCTGGTTCGTGCAGCAATTAGTGCATCTCGAATGCACATTCGAGCCTTAATTCGTTTCCTGACTTTGTTTTCCTGCCCCTTGTAATTGGGGCAGTAGCTGTTGCAGGCGACGCCAGGTAATAGGAATACACTCATCCCACGTACCGATTTTTTGCCTGGGATTGGCACAGGTTTTCCAGACTTGCAAGCAGTTGATTCTGGCGATGCCAGCTTTAACTTGCGTTCAGCATTTCTTGAATGACTCAGCCATCCTCTGAGACAACGGTGGGGGCAACTCCAGACCAATGGGAGATGATAAGGGCAAGCATCTCTCCATCCACGCCGTTCTGGCAAGGATCTGCAACAGGTTAGCGCTGATTTGGAGCACATTGCAATGAAACACATTGAAGGAAAGTTCAGGGGCTTCAGGGGGATGAAGCTTTATTACCAGGGCTGGTATCCCGAAGAACAAACCCAGGCGGCTGTGGTTCTGGTTCACGGACTTGGTGGGCATAGTGGCATGTTCAAGCAGGCAGTGCAATACCTGATCGCCCAAAAATATGAGGTTTATGCTTTTGATCTGCGCGGTCATGGACGTTCCCCTGGTCAGCGGGGTTATATTAATTCCTGGCGAGAATTTCGAGAGGATTTACATGCATTTTTACAAATGATCCATAAAACGCGATCGGGTTGCCCCTCGTTTCTGTGGGGACACAGCCTGGGTGGAACCATTGCCCTCGACTACGCTCTCCGGTTTCCAGATGATTTGCAGGGCTTGATTGTAACGGCTCCTGCACTGGGAAAGATCCGGATTCCGAAAACAAAACTGGTCATCGGGCGAATGCTTTCACAAATTGCCCCCCGGTTTAGCTTGAAACTTGGCTTTCAGAAGGCGGTCTGTTCCCGTGATCCAGTGCTCTGTGCCACTCTGCTGGCAGATCCTCTACGCCATGAGTTTGGCAGTGCCCGACTGGCGACAGAATTTTTCGCAACGGTCAAATGGATTCAGAAACACACGGCTGAATTGCGCGTTCCTCTGCTGACACTGCATGGAAGTGCAGATGAAGTCACGCTCCCAGAGGCAACTCGGGCATTCTTTCAGCAGGTGACTTTTCACGATAAGGAATATTTTGAGTATCCAGACCACTACCACGATCTCTATGTAGACATTGAATACCAGCGGGTATTCAGTGACTTTGGCAACTGGCTACAGCGCCATTTAGAGGGGGCCGTGTGCCAGCCTTTAAGGCTGTGGTCACTGGAGTCAGCAGTCACGCACAAATAATTAGTTGGAGGCGAAAAATTACTTTAAAGTGGGCTTTTATCTCCTGGCAGGTACCCAGTGAAGATGACGGTAGCCATCCAGGTCAGGATAAATTAGAATTCTTAATCCCTGTCCGTTATCCTTCCTGCCCTGTTCCCCGTTCCCTGTCTCCTGCTACATAGCGTTTCTCAATTGAATGAGGTACGGGGATGTGAGGCACAGTGGGGTGCTCCGCGCCCTCACTGTACCTCACACCCTTGAAAAGGGCTATGGAAGCCAGACCTGATTCCCGTTCTTCTCCGATCCCTTGTCCCACGACCTGTGTTACCATCTGTAAAACTCTTGTTTCAACTGAATCCTAATGGGCAAGGTTTTGGTGCTCAATGCTTCCTACGAACCGCTCAATATTACGAGCTGGCGCAGAGCTGTAGTCTTATTAATCAAGGGCAAGGCAGAGCAGGTTGAACATAACGGCAAGTACGTTTACTCTGGCTTTCCTCTACCTACAGTCATTCGGTTGCGTCATTATGTTCGGGTGCCCTACAAGGAGATTCCGCTGACCCGCCGTAATCTTCTCCATCGAGATAGCCATTCCTGTCAGTACTGCGGCTATACGGGAGATGATCTGACCCTTGACCATGTGATTCCGCGATCGCGAGGGGGGACAGATACCTGGGAGAACATTGTAACAGCCTGTGTCCGCTGCAACGTCAAGAAAGGAAACCGGACCCCTAAAGAAGCGAGCATGATTTTACAGGTTCCACCCCGGAAACCCTACAGTGGACTTTACTTTGAAGTTACCAAGCATCTTAAAAATGGCGTTAACCAGGAGTGGCGTAAGTACGTTATTGGTGTCTGAACCCTCTGTGCTGAAGTGCAGAGGGTTTATTTTGGGCGTTGCTGAAAAGTGGGATGAATTGAAACGAAGTTTCAAGCATCCAGCCCCTGTTTCATCCCCAGATTTAGCAATGCCTTATTTTGACAGGTTGACAGGGGCATGACTGGCCGTCCTGCCATAGGGTGTATGACCAGGGGGGAGTATGACTGGCTGGTTTCCCCTACCGAGATCCTTATATCGGCTTATGACGATTTCCAGGTTTTTTGCGAAGATCGGAGTTAGCACCTTATCGCATCGAAGTGCTGGCTCTTACCAGAGATCTGATTGCGATTGGGTAGATCTCTCGCCGCACTTAGCGTTCATTGGTTCAATATGCAAAACTCAATCACACCCCTTGAAGAGCTAATTGCTCTGCCAGAAGCCAATCAGACAAATTCTCCTGCCCCCACACCCATCATTCACCCCACCGCTCTTAAGCCAGTGGCAAAGTCTACTCCCCAATCCCAGAGTTCGCCAGCGCAGCCATTTGGCTACGATACTCCCCGCTCTCTGGAGCAGAGCCAGAAGGTTGAAGCGTTGCGGCAGACGTTGGAGCGGCATCGGGGAGAACGCCAGATCGTGGTTTTGCAAGATTTTCCAGATCCAGATGCCC is from Leptothermofonsia sichuanensis E412 and encodes:
- the arsS gene encoding arsenosugar biosynthesis radical SAM (seleno)protein ArsS (Some members of this family are selenoproteins.) yields the protein MSSPIATLSLKHRQAPLSSPQQQQELLQTVDLIHTPVQGDFEAALGSHGWQTLTPARLEIFQINVGKLCNMTCRHCHVDAGPDRKEMMDRETMDACLQALDQTEAHTVDVTGGAPELNPHFRYLVEQCVARGKHVIDRCNLTVLLLPGMQDLPAWLAERGVEVVCSLPHYRPRNTDAQRGNGTFEQSIIALQRLNAVGYGKGDPDRQLTLVSNPVGAFLSANQGNLEQEWKAGLQKHHGITFDRLITINNMPISRYLEWLEQSGNLQAYMERLVNAFNPGTIAGLMCRNTLSISWDGRLFDCDFNQMLELELQLPNRQPPHIRDFDLEHLTNRQIVTGRHCFGCTAGAGSSCGGAIA
- a CDS encoding alpha/beta hydrolase gives rise to the protein MKHIEGKFRGFRGMKLYYQGWYPEEQTQAAVVLVHGLGGHSGMFKQAVQYLIAQKYEVYAFDLRGHGRSPGQRGYINSWREFREDLHAFLQMIHKTRSGCPSFLWGHSLGGTIALDYALRFPDDLQGLIVTAPALGKIRIPKTKLVIGRMLSQIAPRFSLKLGFQKAVCSRDPVLCATLLADPLRHEFGSARLATEFFATVKWIQKHTAELRVPLLTLHGSADEVTLPEATRAFFQQVTFHDKEYFEYPDHYHDLYVDIEYQRVFSDFGNWLQRHLEGAVCQPLRLWSLESAVTHK
- a CDS encoding HNH endonuclease, with protein sequence MGKVLVLNASYEPLNITSWRRAVVLLIKGKAEQVEHNGKYVYSGFPLPTVIRLRHYVRVPYKEIPLTRRNLLHRDSHSCQYCGYTGDDLTLDHVIPRSRGGTDTWENIVTACVRCNVKKGNRTPKEASMILQVPPRKPYSGLYFEVTKHLKNGVNQEWRKYVIGV